From Neobacillus sp. PS2-9, the proteins below share one genomic window:
- a CDS encoding CBS domain-containing protein yields MFVKNIMIPKHECYTAQDNITLKDALDMLENYQIDGLPVLHGDQYLGVATRYKIYENYFLSNKQKEEYLTSTFVKDVVTHQDKFLQGEELFEKTLIDLKDFPLLAVVDSTKKFLGVVTRSDVISSFESAFGVNRPGVRIAFTSVETEGRIARLSEIAHHFHEHIISLVTFDETDKLVRRIVMKIEKKDNIDRFTKKLEEHGFRILSIQED; encoded by the coding sequence TTGTTCGTAAAAAATATAATGATACCAAAGCATGAGTGTTATACCGCACAGGATAATATAACGTTGAAGGATGCTTTGGACATGTTAGAGAATTATCAGATTGACGGATTACCTGTCTTACATGGAGATCAATATTTAGGGGTAGCGACCAGATATAAGATCTATGAAAACTATTTTCTTTCCAATAAACAAAAGGAAGAGTATTTAACCTCGACTTTTGTTAAAGATGTTGTTACACACCAGGATAAGTTTTTGCAAGGTGAGGAACTATTTGAGAAAACACTCATTGACCTGAAGGATTTTCCTTTATTGGCAGTAGTGGATTCAACTAAAAAATTCCTTGGAGTGGTGACTCGTTCTGATGTCATTAGCTCTTTTGAAAGTGCTTTTGGAGTAAATCGTCCAGGTGTTAGAATTGCATTCACTTCAGTTGAAACGGAAGGTCGTATTGCCCGCTTATCTGAAATTGCCCATCACTTCCATGAACATATCATTTCACTTGTAACATTTGATGAAACTGATAAATTAGTGAGAAGAATCGTTATGAAGATTGAAAAGAAAGACAATATCGACAGGTTTACGAAAAAGCTAGAAGAGCATGGTTTTCGTATCTTGAGTATTCAAGAAGACTAA